A stretch of Aedes aegypti strain LVP_AGWG chromosome 2, AaegL5.0 Primary Assembly, whole genome shotgun sequence DNA encodes these proteins:
- the LOC5565921 gene encoding glycogen phosphorylase, which translates to MSKPQSDEQKRKQISVRGISVLEDVNEIKRGFNRHLHYTLVKDRNVATVRDYYFALAHTVKDHLVSRWIRTQQHYYENDPKRVYYLSLEYYMGRSLQNTMINLGIQTSCDEAMYQLGLDIEELEELEEDAGLGNGGLGRLAACFLDSMATLGMPAYGYGIRYEYGIFAQKIKNGEQIEEPDDWLRYGNPWEKARPEYMIPIHFYGRVIDTAEGKKWVDTQTVFAMPYDNPVPGYGNNFVNTLRLWSAKSPIDFNLKFFNDGDYIQAVLDRNLAENISRVLYPNDNFFEGKELRLKQEYFMCAATLQDIVRRYKSSKFGSRDAVRTSFEDFPSKVAIQLNDTHPSLAIPELMRILVDDEKLSWDKAWDIVVRTCAYTNHTVLPEALERWPVSLLQSILPRHLEIIYHINFLHLQEVEKRYPGDFGKMRSLSLVEEDGDKRINMANLSIVGSHAVNGVAAIHSEIIKKDIFKDFYAMTPEKFQNKTNGITPRRWLLLCNPGLSDLIADKIGDEWPAHLDQLTRLKAFAKDPTFQRDVAKVKQENKLKLAQLLEKDYGVKINAASMFDIQVKRIHEYKRQLLNCLHIITLYNRIKRDPTANFTPRTIMIGGKAAPGYYIAKQIIKLICAVGNVVNNDPIVGDKLKVIFLENYRVTLAEKIMPAADLSEQISTAGTEASGTGNMKFMLNGALTIGTLDGANVEMAEEMGNDNIFIFGMTVDEVEDLKRRGYNAYDYYNSNPDIKQCVDQIQNGFFSPGNPHEFTDIANVLMKYDRYYLFADYEAYIKAQDMVSATYQNQSKWLEMSINNIASSGKFSSDRTIAEYGREIWGIEPTWDKLPNPSEAPHNK; encoded by the exons ATGTCCAAACCACAGTCCGATGAGCAGAAGAGGAAGCAGATCAGTGTCCGCGGTATTTCGGTACTGGAGGATGTGAACGAGATCAAGAGAGGCTTCAACCGCCATCTCCACTACACCTTGGTCAAGGATCGTAATGTGGCCACGGTGCGAGATTACTACTTTGCCTTGGCCCACACCGTAAAAGATCATCTGGTGTCACGCTGGATCCGAACTCAGCAGCATTACTATGAAAACGATCCCAAG CGCGTCTACTACCTGTCGCTGGAGTACTACATGGGTCGTTCGCTGCAGAACACCATGATCAACTTGGGCATCCAAACCTCCTGCGATGAAGCCATGTACCAGCTGGGTCTGGACATCGAAGAGCTGGAGGAGCTAGAAGAGGATGCCGGTTTGGGTAACGGAGGTCTCGGCCGTTTGGCGGCTTGCTTCCTTGATTCGATGGCAACCCTGGGAATGCCTGCTTACGGTTACG GTATCCGCTATGAGTACGGTATCTTCGCCCAAAAGATCAAGAATGGCGAGCAGATTGAGGAACCCGATGATTGGCTGCGTTACGGAAACCCATGGGAGAAGGCTCGTCCGGAGTATATGATTCCAATCCATTTCTACGGACGTGTGATCGATACCGCCGAGGGTAAGAAGTGGGTCGACACCCAAACCGTGTTTGCCATGCCTTACGATAACCCTGTGCCTGGATATGGCAACAACTTCGTGAATACTCTTCGTCTGTGGTCGGCCAAGTCTCCCATTGACTTCAACCTGAAGTTCT TCAACGATGGAGACTACATTCAAGCCGTGTTGGATCGTAACTTGGCTGAGAACATTTCCCGTGTTCTGTACCCGAACGATAACTTCTTCGAGGGTAAGGAATTGCGTCTGAAGCAGGAATACTTCATGTGCGCTGCCACCCTGCAAGATATCGTCCGCCGTTACAAGTCCTCTAAGTTCGGTTCCCGTGATGCCGTTCGCACATCGTTCGAAGACTTCCCGAGCAAGGTCGCCATTCAACTGAACGATACTCATCCATCGTTGGCCATTCCTGAGTTGATGAGAATTCTAGTCGACGATGAAAAGCTTTCCTGGGACAAGGCTTGGGATATTGTAGTGCGCACTTGTGCCTACACAAACCACACCGTGCTTCCGGAAGCTCTGGAGCGTTGGCCAGTGTCGCTCCTGCAGTCCATTCTGCCTCGCCATCTTGAGATTATCTACCACATTAACTTTTTGCATTTACAAGAAGTTGAGAAGCGTTATCCTGGAGACTTTGGCAAGATGCGTTCTCTTTCGCTGGTTGAAGAGGATGGAGACAAGCGCATCAACATGGCCAACCTTTCTATTGTTGGTTCGCATGCTGTGAATGGTGTCGCTGCCATCCACTCGGAAATCATCAAAAAAGACATCTTCAAGGACTTCTACGCAATGACTCCAGAGAAGTTCCAGAACAAGACCAACGGTATTACTCCACGTCGTTGGCTGCTTCTGTGCAACCCAGGTCTGTCGGATCTTATTGCGGATAAGATTGGAGATGAATGGCCAGCGCATCTTGATCAGCTGACCAGGCTGAAGGCATTTGCCAAGGATCCAACATTCCAGCGAGATGTAGCCAAGGTCAAGCAAGAAAACAAACTGAAGCTCGCTCAGCTATTGGAAAAGGATTACGGCGTGAAGATCAATGCTGCCTCGATGTTCGATATCCAGGTTAAGCGTATCCATGAGTACAAACGTCAGCTGCTGAACTGCTTGCACATCATCACCTTGTACAACCGCATCAAGCGTGACCCAACAGCCAACTTCACTCCACGTACTATCATGATCGGAGGAAAGGCTGCCCCTGGATACTATATTGCCAAACAAATCATCAAACTGATCTGTGCCGTTGGCAATGTCGTCAATAACGATCCTATTGTCGGCGATAAGCTGAAGGTTATCTTCTTGGAGAACTATCGAGTCACGTTGGCCGAAAAGATCATGCCAGCTGCTGATCTGTCTGAACAGATCTCCACTGCTGGTACTGAAGCCTCCGGAACTGGAAACATGAAGTTCATGTTGAACGGTGCCTTAACCATCGGTACCCTGGATGGTGCCAACGTTGAAATGGCCGAGGAAATGGGCAACGATAATATCTTCATTTTCGGCATGACTGTCGATGAAGTCGAAGACCTGAAGCGACGTGGATACAACGCCTACGACTACTACAACTCCAACCCAGATATCAAGCAGTGCGTTGATCAAATCCAGAACGGATTCTTCAGCCCAGGAAATCCTCATGAATTCACAGACATCGCCAACGTGCTGATGAAGTACGATCGCTACTATCTATTTGCTGATTACGAAGCGTACATCAAGGCACAAGATATGGTTTCCGCCACTTATCAG AATCAAtcgaaatggcttgaaatgtcCATCAATAACATTGCATCCAGCGGAAAGTTCTCCAGCGATCGCACCATCGCCGAATACGGTCGCGAAATCTGGGGCATTGAACCAACGTGGGACAAGCTGCCCAACCCATCCGAAGCACCCCACAATAAGTAA
- the LOC5565892 gene encoding reticulon-1-A isoform X4 encodes MECAMEHLKLLREIEFSKEGLESLIYWRDVKKSGAVFGAGLTILIAMSLFSLISVFSYVSLLALFGTVSFRIYKNVLQAVQKTSEGHPFKEYLDTDLTLSQEKVQQLSTVAVAHVNALLTELRRLFLVEDLVDSIKFGVVLYCLTYVGAIFNGMTCVIIAFVALFTLPKVYENNKQSIDAYLELVRSKILEVSDKIKAAVPIGKKAETEKDK; translated from the exons TGGAATCCCTGATCTACTGGCGCGATGTCAAGAAGTCCGGAGCCGTGTTCGGCGCTGGTCTCACCATCCTGATTGCCATGTCACTGTTCTCGCTAATCAGTGTCTTCTCGTACGTGTCCCTGCTGGCCCTGTTCGGTACCGTCTCATTCCGGATCTACAAAAATGTGCTGCAGGCAGTGCAAAAGACCTCCGAAGGACACCCTTTCAA AGAATACCTGGACACTGACCTGACCCTGTCGCAAGAAAAGGTACAACAGCTGAGCACAGTGGCCGTGGCACACGTCAATGCCCTGCTGACGGAACTGCGCCGTCTGTTCCTGGTGGAAGACCTGGTTGACTCCATCAAATTCGGCGTCGTCCTGTACTGTCTAACCTACGTTGGTGCCATCTTCAACGGAATGACATGCGTCATCATCG CATTTGTCGCATTGTTCACCTTGCCAAAGGTCTACGAGAACAACAAGCAGTCCATCGATGCTTACTTGGAACTGGTCAGAAGCAAAATTCTGGAAGTTTCCGACAA GATTAAGGCTGCCGTTCCTATCGGCAAGAAGGCCGAAACCGAGAAGGATAAATAA